The following coding sequences are from one Saprospiraceae bacterium window:
- a CDS encoding sigma-70 family RNA polymerase sigma factor: MPQPTIVKLPQISDEEIVSLYLSSQDEYYFSEIYQRYSGKIYGKCLSFFKDESEAADAVHDIFMKLLFNMSKFGEKSKFSTWVYSITYNYCIDTLRRGKKLQVTSIEEISGELDVEEDTDESWMDLIDMNIIEDIMNKMHPQDKAVLLMKYIDDLSIKEICGILNKTESAIKMKIKRAKERFREQLKNTKYE, translated from the coding sequence GTGCCCCAACCAACTATTGTTAAACTGCCGCAAATCAGTGACGAAGAGATTGTAAGTCTCTATCTGAGTTCGCAGGATGAGTATTATTTTTCGGAAATCTATCAAAGATATTCCGGCAAAATATATGGGAAGTGTTTGTCTTTTTTTAAAGATGAATCTGAAGCTGCTGATGCTGTCCATGACATATTTATGAAGTTACTTTTTAATATGTCAAAATTTGGAGAAAAATCAAAATTCTCAACCTGGGTATATTCGATAACTTATAATTATTGTATCGACACATTGAGGAGAGGCAAAAAACTTCAGGTGACCTCTATTGAAGAAATTTCAGGGGAACTGGACGTTGAAGAAGATACGGATGAATCATGGATGGATCTGATTGACATGAATATTATAGAAGATATCATGAACAAAATGCATCCCCAGGATAAAGCAGTCCTTTTAATGAAGTATATTGATGATCTCTCTATCAAAGAGATTTGTGGCATTCTCAATAAAACAGAGAGTGCAATCAAAATGAAAATTAAAAGGGCAAAAGAAAGATTTCGCGAGCAATTGAAAAATACAAAATATGAATAA